From Bifidobacterium longum subsp. longum JCM 1217, one genomic window encodes:
- the rnpA gene encoding ribonuclease P protein component, whose translation MERLQSHRDFVTVLKRRRKAGGKDIVVHYLVPDDHHDDDDRTVHRRLGLAVSKSVGHAVTRNTVKRRFRVLARAHEDLLPAHCDIVLRAKPSAATASFASLDQQIAKAFATVAHKVAEA comes from the coding sequence GTGGAGAGGCTTCAAAGCCATCGTGATTTCGTCACCGTGCTGAAACGCCGGCGCAAAGCAGGTGGCAAGGATATCGTCGTGCACTATTTGGTGCCCGACGACCATCATGATGATGACGACCGGACGGTGCATCGCCGTTTGGGATTAGCTGTCTCCAAATCGGTAGGACATGCGGTCACCCGTAATACGGTGAAGCGTAGGTTTCGTGTATTGGCCAGAGCCCATGAGGATCTGCTGCCCGCGCATTGCGATATCGTTTTGCGCGCCAAGCCCAGTGCAGCGACCGCATCGTTCGCTTCGCTAGATCAGCAGATCGCGAAGGCTTTTGCCACGGTGGCGCATAAGGTGGCTGAGGCATGA